The following coding sequences lie in one Brevibacterium marinum genomic window:
- a CDS encoding C40 family peptidase, which translates to MRTKIAVSAALGLGLVFGAGGPALSSTLTSTDDESATDMEAAVVPGQELEPITDGKLNKGETAYVDVTVATLWTDPQAPRKVDKPALGHPVDLDKWNKNLKNDEVRRGLTGKAETQAAYGSEVTVLKTKGAWAKVAVTEQSTSKNKKGYPGWLPKKQLVENDRFAQLKDDQPRAVVTEKKSELEGIEFTKDTGADVSFNVELPLIAQDVDDVRVALPGGGAAWIDVDDVAVYESDGKPEKPSGADLVKTAKQFDGLRYLWAGVSAYGFDCSGFTYSIYRAHGIDIPRDSGEQATTGKKVSSENLKAGDLLFFSTSSGTVHHVGMYIGDGKMIHSPNASKDVYVVDWKSWDKGNEFSGARRIV; encoded by the coding sequence ATGCGTACCAAAATTGCTGTTTCGGCGGCACTTGGGCTCGGACTGGTATTCGGCGCAGGTGGGCCGGCGCTGTCGAGCACACTGACGTCGACCGACGACGAATCCGCAACCGATATGGAAGCCGCGGTGGTGCCGGGCCAAGAGCTCGAGCCGATCACCGACGGAAAGCTGAACAAGGGCGAAACTGCATACGTAGACGTCACTGTCGCCACTCTGTGGACCGATCCGCAGGCGCCCCGGAAGGTCGATAAGCCGGCACTGGGTCATCCCGTCGATCTCGACAAATGGAACAAGAACCTGAAGAACGATGAGGTGCGACGCGGGCTGACCGGCAAGGCCGAGACGCAAGCCGCCTACGGTTCGGAAGTCACTGTCCTCAAGACCAAAGGTGCCTGGGCTAAAGTCGCGGTCACGGAGCAGTCGACGTCCAAGAACAAGAAGGGCTATCCCGGTTGGCTGCCGAAGAAGCAGCTCGTTGAGAACGACCGGTTCGCTCAGCTCAAGGATGACCAGCCCCGTGCGGTCGTGACCGAGAAGAAGAGCGAACTCGAGGGCATCGAATTCACGAAGGACACGGGCGCGGACGTCAGCTTCAATGTCGAGCTGCCGCTCATCGCCCAGGACGTCGACGATGTGCGCGTGGCACTCCCCGGCGGCGGCGCAGCGTGGATCGACGTCGATGACGTCGCGGTCTACGAATCCGACGGCAAGCCGGAGAAGCCCAGCGGCGCCGACCTCGTCAAGACGGCGAAGCAGTTCGACGGGCTGCGTTACCTGTGGGCCGGCGTCTCGGCCTACGGCTTCGACTGCTCGGGCTTCACCTACAGCATCTACCGCGCCCACGGCATCGACATTCCGCGAGACTCGGGCGAACAGGCCACAACCGGCAAGAAGGTCTCATCGGAGAACCTCAAGGCCGGTGACCTGCTGTTCTTCTCGACCAGCTCGGGCACCGTCCACCACGTCGGAATGTACATCGGCGACGGTAAGATGATCCACTCGCCGAACGCCTCCAAAGATGTCTATGTCGTCGACTGGAAATCCTGGGACAAAGGCAACGAGTTCTCCGGAGCCCGACGGATCGTCTGA
- a CDS encoding LLM class flavin-dependent oxidoreductase, whose protein sequence is MELSILDLVPVRVGQTTSDSFAASHELIQSADRLGYTRYWVAEHHNMPSIASTMPGAELMYLGQGTDRIRLGSGGVMLPNHAPLAVAELFSLLSAVYGDRIDLGIGRAPGTDPITSAAMRGHLGEGRMVDREGQTIDPVEQFPQHVIDTLSLMKPEGLHIPLHGGREHVLHATPAAVPGTQPLPWLLGSSGYSARLAAQLGMPYVFANHFAAGATTGMKIYRDNFTPGAYGNEPRTFVTVNAVVSPTDEEAQLRAEPFLLQMSRLRTGGRMEPLRLAGDDVRSVRTDQERMVGEELSENWIIGDVASAKAQLEELADRFEVDEIMIQPVAGAMDGEDLRQDAARIQTLELLAGDLLS, encoded by the coding sequence ATGGAGCTTTCTATTCTTGACCTTGTGCCTGTCCGTGTCGGACAGACCACCTCAGATTCCTTCGCTGCGTCCCACGAACTCATCCAGTCCGCGGACAGACTCGGATACACCCGTTATTGGGTAGCCGAACACCACAACATGCCCTCGATCGCGTCGACGATGCCGGGTGCCGAACTCATGTACCTCGGTCAGGGAACCGATCGTATTCGCCTCGGATCCGGTGGAGTCATGTTGCCCAACCATGCACCGCTGGCGGTGGCGGAGCTCTTCTCCCTGCTTTCGGCGGTCTACGGCGATCGCATCGACCTGGGAATCGGGCGGGCACCTGGTACGGACCCGATCACCTCGGCGGCGATGAGAGGTCACCTCGGCGAAGGGCGAATGGTCGATCGTGAAGGACAGACCATCGACCCCGTCGAACAGTTTCCGCAGCACGTCATCGACACATTGAGTCTGATGAAACCCGAGGGACTGCACATCCCGCTCCACGGCGGCCGCGAACATGTCCTGCACGCCACACCTGCGGCCGTGCCCGGAACACAGCCGTTGCCGTGGCTGCTGGGCTCATCAGGCTACTCGGCGCGATTGGCTGCCCAGCTCGGCATGCCCTATGTCTTCGCGAACCATTTCGCTGCTGGAGCGACAACGGGCATGAAGATCTATCGCGACAACTTCACGCCAGGTGCCTACGGCAACGAGCCTCGCACATTCGTCACGGTCAATGCCGTGGTCTCTCCGACGGACGAAGAGGCACAGCTGCGCGCGGAGCCGTTCCTGCTTCAGATGTCGCGTCTGCGCACCGGCGGTCGGATGGAGCCGCTGCGTTTGGCGGGCGACGACGTCCGATCGGTCAGGACCGACCAGGAGCGCATGGTCGGCGAAGAGCTGTCCGAGAATTGGATCATCGGAGACGTCGCATCGGCAAAGGCACAGCTCGAGGAGCTCGCGGACCGTTTCGAAGTCGACGAGATCATGATCCAGCCCGTCGCCGGTGCCATGGACGGGGAAGATCTTCGACAGGACGCAGCCCGCATCCAGACCCTCGAGTTGCTGGCGGGCGATCTCCTGAGCTGA
- the pepN gene encoding aminopeptidase N, with product MTTNLTRDEAQSRTQVLDVSTYTIDIDVSNAETGAPTYLSRTVVEFNARAECRTFIDLIAESVAFAEINDVELDPTEAFDGARVGFPVQKGKNTLTIEAQAIYSTSGEGMHRFTDPADGKVYLYTQYEPTDARRVFANFDQPDLKAEFIFNVTAPEHFQVLSNRPETSRGPSQEASRTTDEASSPAITHHFAPTLRQSSYITCITAGPYEGATDEWRDPATGRVVALGAWTRASLVDHLDAADIFSITKAGLDFFSSEFDFPYPWGKYDQIFVPEYNLGAMENPGLVTFTDGLIFRDKVTDANYESRANVILHEMAHMWFGDLVTMKWWDDLWLKESFADYMGGLALAEATRFTDGWVTFALRRKAWAYRQDLYPTTHPIVADIPDVEAAKLNFDGITYAKGASVLKQLVAFVGREAFFAGSRLYFQRFAYRNTELADFLECLAEAAPDRDIASWAGAWLGTSGVSELSLKLTTAGDSGASGSFGASGGFGTGSSGAVGKGTAPVRRPGRDSITSATITQADSARGANLLRPHTLEIATLRRSGRSLVPIDTIAFDFSTETAEVEQLVGRTLGEITLLNYSDHDYARVRLDPTSTEAAIRSVSRIADPLSRALVWSALENEVRDGLLPVQRYLTAYARSLGKESHAGIMAGLSQTALTCLDQWVSQRNFETGISGLLGAALDALAAARSGSDAQLHLANLVLALTSRTARCFDGSSAVTMGRSFASQILAVPVGEEVDSLTPAPPGEQDSAGAGTDAPEHAATSLPFRGLINDHALRWNALTALVCLGWADQTDIARENQSDPSSSGRLHAETASAAMPLPIVKIRAWEVINEAGSLSNDVLSAIISGFVAPSAMPLIENYVDEYFARLANFWLDNSIEIARRLVLGLYPRWSVEEEAVVEKTDAWLTEHSDAPPALRRLLIERRDDLARAIYLKSTQSSRH from the coding sequence ATGACAACGAACCTGACCCGAGACGAAGCGCAGAGTCGCACCCAGGTGCTCGACGTCTCGACCTACACCATCGACATCGACGTCAGCAACGCCGAGACCGGAGCTCCGACGTACCTGTCTCGCACCGTCGTCGAGTTCAATGCTCGAGCCGAGTGCCGGACGTTCATCGACCTGATCGCGGAATCAGTCGCATTCGCTGAGATCAACGACGTCGAACTCGACCCAACCGAGGCGTTCGACGGTGCGCGTGTGGGGTTCCCCGTACAGAAGGGGAAGAACACCCTGACGATCGAGGCGCAGGCGATCTACTCCACCTCGGGCGAAGGGATGCACCGCTTCACCGACCCTGCCGACGGCAAGGTCTACCTCTACACACAGTACGAACCGACCGATGCCCGTCGCGTGTTCGCGAACTTCGACCAGCCGGATCTCAAGGCAGAGTTCATCTTCAACGTGACGGCGCCCGAACACTTCCAGGTGCTGTCGAACCGCCCCGAGACGAGCCGAGGGCCGAGCCAGGAGGCGAGCCGGACAACGGACGAGGCCTCCTCACCCGCCATCACCCATCATTTCGCTCCGACACTGCGGCAGTCGAGCTATATCACGTGCATCACCGCGGGCCCCTACGAGGGCGCGACCGATGAGTGGAGGGATCCTGCGACCGGCAGGGTCGTCGCCTTGGGCGCGTGGACGCGCGCCAGCCTCGTCGACCACCTCGATGCGGCCGACATCTTCTCGATCACGAAGGCGGGGCTGGACTTCTTCAGCTCCGAGTTCGACTTCCCGTACCCGTGGGGCAAATACGATCAGATCTTCGTTCCGGAGTACAACCTCGGCGCCATGGAGAATCCGGGCCTGGTCACGTTCACCGACGGGCTGATATTCCGGGACAAGGTCACCGATGCGAACTACGAGTCGCGGGCGAACGTGATCCTCCACGAGATGGCGCACATGTGGTTCGGCGATCTGGTGACCATGAAGTGGTGGGACGATCTGTGGCTCAAGGAGTCGTTCGCCGACTACATGGGCGGTCTGGCGTTGGCCGAGGCGACCCGATTCACCGACGGCTGGGTGACCTTCGCCCTGCGCCGCAAGGCGTGGGCGTACAGGCAGGACCTGTATCCGACCACCCACCCGATCGTCGCCGACATCCCCGACGTCGAGGCCGCGAAGCTCAACTTCGACGGCATCACCTACGCCAAGGGCGCGTCCGTGCTCAAGCAGCTGGTCGCGTTCGTCGGCCGGGAGGCCTTCTTCGCCGGGTCGCGCCTGTACTTCCAGCGCTTCGCCTACCGCAACACCGAACTCGCGGACTTCCTCGAATGCCTCGCCGAGGCGGCTCCCGACCGGGATATCGCAAGTTGGGCCGGCGCGTGGCTGGGCACCTCCGGGGTCTCAGAGCTGTCCTTGAAATTGACGACGGCCGGTGATTCCGGGGCCTCTGGCAGTTTCGGGGCCTCTGGCGGTTTCGGGACGGGCAGCAGCGGTGCTGTCGGCAAGGGCACCGCGCCCGTACGGCGCCCAGGTCGGGACAGCATCACAAGTGCGACGATCACTCAGGCCGATTCTGCCCGCGGCGCGAATCTGCTGCGTCCGCACACTCTCGAGATCGCCACGCTGCGACGCTCGGGACGCAGTCTGGTGCCCATCGACACCATCGCCTTCGACTTCTCAACCGAAACCGCCGAGGTGGAGCAGCTGGTCGGGCGCACACTCGGCGAAATCACACTGCTCAATTACTCCGATCACGACTATGCCCGCGTGCGGCTGGACCCGACATCGACCGAAGCCGCGATCAGATCTGTGTCGCGGATCGCCGACCCGCTCTCCCGTGCCCTGGTCTGGTCGGCCCTGGAGAATGAAGTCCGCGATGGCCTTCTGCCTGTGCAGAGATATCTCACGGCCTATGCCCGCAGCCTGGGCAAGGAGAGCCACGCCGGCATCATGGCCGGACTGAGCCAGACGGCGCTGACCTGTTTGGATCAGTGGGTCTCGCAGAGGAACTTCGAGACCGGCATCTCCGGGCTGCTGGGCGCGGCCCTCGACGCCTTGGCCGCGGCCCGATCCGGTTCGGACGCTCAGCTGCATCTGGCGAATCTGGTTCTCGCCCTGACGTCTCGGACTGCGCGCTGCTTCGATGGAAGCTCCGCCGTCACGATGGGGCGCAGCTTCGCATCGCAGATCCTTGCGGTTCCCGTCGGCGAAGAGGTCGACAGCTTGACTCCCGCCCCACCGGGCGAGCAGGACAGCGCAGGCGCGGGAACTGATGCTCCAGAACATGCGGCGACGTCTCTGCCCTTCAGAGGGCTCATCAATGATCATGCCCTGCGGTGGAATGCTCTGACTGCGCTGGTGTGCTTGGGCTGGGCCGACCAGACCGACATTGCTCGAGAGAACCAGTCCGATCCCAGCTCTTCGGGTCGCCTCCACGCTGAGACCGCGAGTGCGGCCATGCCTCTGCCGATCGTGAAGATCAGGGCGTGGGAGGTCATCAACGAGGCCGGTTCCCTCAGCAATGACGTACTGTCGGCGATCATCTCCGGTTTCGTGGCTCCTTCGGCGATGCCGCTCATCGAGAACTACGTCGATGAGTACTTCGCACGACTCGCGAACTTCTGGCTCGACAATTCGATCGAGATCGCCAGACGCCTGGTGCTCGGGCTCTACCCGCGCTGGTCCGTCGAGGAGGAAGCCGTCGTCGAGAAGACCGATGCCTGGCTGACCGAACACAGCGATGCGCCGCCGGCGCTGCGTCGACTACTCATCGAACGACGCGACGACCTGGCTCGAGCCATCTACCTCAAGTCCACCCAGAGTTCGCGCCACTGA
- a CDS encoding HNH endonuclease signature motif containing protein gives MTRIAPEIADTIHGLRRLVGDLESFNRPMGPDDAVTVVDGLETVNRLVESLSVVTLSVFERVGTPRDYGAKSTKALIQNRLNLSEREAGRRSHLAEKLGNQVSFSGESLGPKFPAVSEALQNGYLSSTQASAIIGCLKDLPTHVGPDERREAERILVEKAPTVRVKDIQALFNEILAWLDPDGELPDEAPDRDEFSVSLRQRKDGSWTLKGVLDAVTGGIMSGHLTSRIKADLSEPGDEDVAHDMVDGNGADDAIDGDRAGDEEVVEVFSEVLRGDRWDAVDPSLNFNADLEIDAALGGSQDERTVDDGGVDRGCGVREDGSIVPMAGRQPSVKTKIYERFATMIGRIEMNRVMAGSPFALVVTAKAEDVAKQSGRAFTDAEAPFPMETAAREGLNGSVFFNLMGDKAKSMQLATERRFATPKQLAILSSRDQGCTFPGCDTPPGWCDAHHIVPWADEGETDINNLTLACGSHHHLIDKSDWHTVMLKDGRPAWVPPASIDPARRPILHARFIAKEIADTLFD, from the coding sequence TTGACCCGCATTGCCCCCGAAATCGCAGACACCATTCATGGATTACGCCGCCTTGTCGGCGATCTCGAATCCTTCAACAGACCGATGGGCCCCGATGATGCCGTCACTGTGGTCGACGGACTCGAAACGGTCAACAGGCTGGTCGAATCGCTCTCGGTCGTAACCCTCTCTGTCTTCGAACGGGTGGGAACACCACGAGACTATGGTGCCAAGTCAACGAAGGCACTCATCCAGAACCGGTTGAACCTTTCTGAGCGTGAGGCGGGCCGTCGATCCCACTTGGCAGAGAAATTGGGCAATCAGGTCAGCTTCAGCGGTGAGTCGTTGGGGCCGAAGTTTCCAGCAGTCTCCGAGGCGTTGCAGAACGGATATCTCTCATCGACTCAAGCCAGTGCGATCATCGGATGCTTGAAGGACCTGCCGACACATGTGGGTCCGGACGAGCGTCGTGAAGCCGAGCGGATCCTGGTTGAAAAGGCACCGACGGTGCGTGTGAAGGATATACAGGCTCTGTTCAACGAGATCCTCGCCTGGCTCGACCCCGACGGGGAGCTCCCGGACGAAGCGCCCGACCGGGACGAGTTCTCGGTGAGCCTTCGCCAGCGAAAAGACGGATCCTGGACGCTCAAGGGCGTCCTCGACGCCGTGACCGGCGGGATCATGAGTGGGCACCTCACATCCCGCATCAAAGCCGACCTCAGTGAGCCCGGCGATGAAGACGTCGCCCACGACATGGTCGATGGCAATGGAGCCGACGACGCAATCGACGGAGACCGGGCCGGTGATGAGGAAGTGGTCGAGGTGTTCAGCGAAGTTCTCCGGGGCGACCGATGGGACGCCGTGGATCCTTCACTGAATTTCAATGCCGATCTCGAAATCGATGCGGCGCTCGGAGGCTCCCAGGATGAGCGCACTGTTGATGACGGTGGCGTCGATCGCGGATGCGGGGTCAGGGAAGACGGTTCCATCGTGCCGATGGCGGGCCGGCAGCCGAGCGTCAAAACGAAGATCTACGAACGATTCGCGACGATGATCGGGCGCATCGAGATGAACCGCGTCATGGCCGGGTCTCCCTTCGCGCTCGTCGTCACAGCGAAGGCCGAGGACGTGGCGAAGCAGTCCGGTCGCGCCTTCACAGATGCCGAAGCGCCATTCCCGATGGAGACAGCAGCTCGTGAAGGGCTGAATGGTTCAGTCTTCTTCAACCTCATGGGTGACAAAGCGAAATCCATGCAACTCGCAACGGAAAGACGATTCGCCACCCCCAAGCAGCTGGCGATCCTGTCCAGTCGCGACCAAGGCTGCACCTTCCCCGGATGCGACACACCACCAGGATGGTGCGACGCTCACCATATCGTTCCCTGGGCGGACGAAGGCGAAACCGATATCAACAACCTCACCCTCGCGTGTGGATCCCATCACCACCTGATCGACAAATCGGATTGGCATACGGTGATGCTGAAAGACGGTCGACCCGCGTGGGTGCCACCTGCGTCGATCGATCCCGCCAGACGTCCGATCCTCCACGCCAGGTTCATTGCCAAAGAGATCGCCGATACACTCTTCGACTGA
- a CDS encoding FUSC family protein, which translates to MAKSEVSQLPQRAFNSVVHRSRMGLKRVNANAGQLIQIPIAATAAYAFCVYVLGHPYPFLAAVASAVGIGPVADRRLRRAMEIGFGATFGVLVGELLVNVYGTGIWQLTLTLAIGLFIGTMLNSGGIFITQIAVQSVYVVVVPATATSLPFPRTLDALTGSVCAILLALILPRDARKVPRGLAASMLDEISAVLQMMSKALQDSDVALAKRALTRARETQDIIDSWGSSLKISKEAAKINARGRRHAAEVTRLSRAHTHADRAMRTMRVIARRVVGITEFGIEKPIIAGYVGSLSEGSKKLEVALRRGTDRALAEAALAEAASSLDPRAEASWDIHDESLVLLLRPVAVDLLEACGLTNEAAQNRLPSLSEDTRDTDDPPAE; encoded by the coding sequence ATGGCGAAATCCGAGGTCAGCCAGCTGCCCCAACGCGCTTTCAACTCGGTGGTGCATCGATCTCGGATGGGCCTCAAACGTGTGAACGCCAATGCCGGGCAACTGATCCAGATCCCGATCGCCGCCACGGCCGCCTACGCTTTCTGCGTCTATGTCCTCGGCCACCCCTACCCGTTTCTGGCCGCGGTCGCCTCTGCCGTCGGCATCGGCCCCGTCGCCGACCGGCGACTGCGCCGAGCCATGGAGATCGGCTTCGGCGCGACCTTCGGTGTGCTCGTCGGCGAGCTCCTCGTCAACGTCTACGGCACCGGGATCTGGCAGCTGACGCTGACGTTGGCCATCGGCCTCTTCATCGGCACGATGCTGAATTCCGGCGGCATCTTCATCACCCAGATCGCCGTGCAGTCCGTCTACGTCGTCGTGGTCCCCGCGACCGCCACGAGTCTGCCGTTCCCTCGCACCCTCGACGCCCTCACCGGGTCCGTGTGCGCGATCCTCCTCGCCCTCATCCTCCCGCGTGACGCACGCAAGGTGCCGCGCGGCTTGGCCGCCAGCATGCTCGATGAGATCAGCGCAGTCCTGCAGATGATGTCGAAGGCGCTGCAGGATTCCGACGTCGCGCTCGCCAAGCGGGCGCTGACCAGGGCGCGTGAGACCCAGGACATCATCGATTCCTGGGGGTCCTCGCTCAAGATCTCGAAGGAAGCGGCGAAGATCAATGCCCGAGGCAGGCGTCATGCCGCCGAGGTGACCCGACTCTCACGTGCCCACACCCATGCCGATCGAGCGATGCGAACCATGCGGGTCATTGCCCGCAGGGTCGTGGGCATCACCGAATTCGGAATCGAGAAGCCGATCATCGCCGGCTATGTCGGATCGCTGTCGGAAGGCTCGAAGAAGCTCGAGGTTGCGCTGCGGAGGGGCACCGATCGGGCCCTGGCCGAAGCTGCGTTGGCCGAGGCCGCATCCAGCCTCGATCCGCGCGCCGAGGCGAGCTGGGATATTCATGATGAGTCCCTTGTGCTGCTGCTGCGTCCTGTCGCCGTCGATCTCCTCGAGGCCTGCGGGCTGACCAATGAGGCCGCTCAGAACCGGCTTCC